Below is a genomic region from Pirellulales bacterium.
TTCCGTTGCTTGACTGACCCTAGTCGCGGGCTAGGATAAGTCGCAGTTGGCCAGGAAATCGCTCGCATTCGCCCCCTATTTCTCGCGAGGAATCGACCATGCGCCGCTCCCTCTTTCGTGCCTTGGCCCTGTGCGTGACGCTCTGTGCCGCGGCGGCCACTGCCGCGGAACCGTTGCCGGTCCAGACCATCGAGCACGACGCACCTTCGGTCGGGCGGAAGATGAAATTCAATCTGGTTCTGCCTGCCGGCTACGACAGCTCGCAGGATCGCTACCCGGTGCTGTATTTGCTGCACGGCTTGACGAGCAATTACACGCTGTGGGCGGCGATGAACGTGCCGCAGTTCGCGGCCAACTACAAGCTAATCGTGGTCATGCCCGACGTCGGAAACTCGTGGTATGTCAACTGGGCCGAGAGCGACGCGAGCCAGAAGAACAATTGGGAAGATTACATCATCAAGGATTTGATCGGCTACATCGATGGCCATTACCGGACGATCGCCAGCCGCGCTGGCCGCGCGATCAACGGTCTGTCGATGGGCGGATACGGGGCCATGACGCTCGGTCTGCGCCATCCCGACATGTTCTGCACGATTGGCAGCCATTCGGGCGCGCTGGCCTTCGCCGAGCGCTCGGCCGAGAACGTAGCCAAGGGGGAACAGCCGGAGTTCCTGCGCCGCGAATGGTCGAAAGAATTGAACCCGAAGATCAAGATCGATGGCTTCAGCACGCCGGCCGAACGGACGCCGAAAGGAAAGATCTTTTCCAACACCGAACAATGCGACGCCCACGATCCGTTCAAGCTGGTGCTGAAAGTTGATCGCGCCGAGCTGCCATTTATCTACGTCGATTGCGGCACCGACGACGGCTTGATCACCAGCAACCAGCGCTTCTGCGAGCTCTTGATGAAGAACAATATCCCGTTCACGTACGGGCAATCGAAAGGGGGGCACGTGCCGCCCTATTGGGCGCGCGAGGTGGGCCAATCAATGGCCGTGCAGCATTTAATCATCCAACGGGCGCTAGCGGCGGCGGCGAAAGCTGAGAAGGCCGCCGGGAACGCCGGTGGCAATTAGCTTTCAGATATTGCTCTGTGATTTAGCTCTATGATCGCAGGCGAGACCGCATGCTTATTCGCTGCCGCGAAAATGCATGGTACGTGCGGCTATCTGTTCTTGGCTGGTAGCCCCGCAGCGCGAGCACGGCGCTTCGGTTGTCGGACGGTTGATTACACCTTCAGGGCCGCTCGCGACCGTTCGGCCAGGGCCGTATCGGGCGCTTGCGAGCCGCGTAAATTGTAAACACTTGCGGCCAGGTACTTGTCGCGCCATCCGGGCGATACGTGGTAGTAATCTTCGAGCACGGCCGAGCTGAACTTGTAGTCGTGCGAATCTTTCCCCTTCAGGAACACAAGGGCCCGCGCCGTGTTGATGAACCGCTCGGGGCTGGGATGCTGTCGCGCGTAGGCCAAAGTCTTGCGAGCCGCTCGCAGCCGATCCTCGCTGACGTCGACGAAAATATCTTCGACGCCGCCGTCGCCCGATGCCGGGGCCAGTGGCTCGAGCGTGTCGAGCTTGATATCGGCCAACTCGCCGCCGCGGCGCTTGACCGCTTCGCGGAACAGCGGCACAAACGCCGCGTTTTGCAGGAGCATCATGCGACGCGTATCGTCGTTGTCGCTGGCTTCATAGGCGAAACGCAATGCGTTGCTGCTCGTCACGGCGTGTAGCGCCACGATGCCCGGCGCCCGGGCCAGCAACTCGCCGGCCCCGACCAGCAGCGCATCCCAGATCGATTGCGGCGCTACGCCACGATTCAAGAGCGCCACGACCTGCCGGGGCACCTCGGTTTCGCTGGCGGTGCGCAGGGCAGTGAGCAGTTCGAGCGTCGCCGAGTCTTCCAGCTTGCCTTCCTGCCATTCGGCACGAATCTGCTTGGCTAGCTCGCTGTTTTGCTTCCAAGGACGATCGGCCGCGGCGTCGCTGTCGGGTGGACCGTCGCCGCCGCGATCCTGCAGCGCATAGGCGAGCGATCGCAGCACTGGCTCGGCGTACTGCCAGCCCATGCAGGAAAGAGCGCGCCAACTGTTGGCGACGAAGATCGCCTTGTGCCCAATGTCGCGGAAATCGCGCGCGCCGTAGCGGGCAAAGAGTTCAAAGATCTCGTTCGCGCCCGCCGAGCGCGCCAATCCCGCCACCGCGGGGTCGACCGCCTGTTCGTCCCAGCGGTCCATGGCCTCGATGAATGCCTGGCGCGCGTGGTTGCCATGCGGCACTGCCGCTTCGGCCACGGCTTGCATCGTCCAATTCCCTTCGCGGACGTCGGCGGCCTGCGCCACTTTGAAATAATCGAGCGCCCAAAAAATCGGCAACCAGCGTATTTCTTCGGGAGATGAGAGGCTAGCCAGGTGGGCCGAATTCACGACCAAGACGGCGTGAAATTTGAAGCCCACCGGGCGCGGCTGCACGTTGCGCACACCGGCCAGGAGCAGGGCCGTGAGGATTTCGCGATACGTGGTGCCGCTCTTGATGCGCGCCGCGACCTCTTCCAGCAGCCGCTCGCGAGGCGTGTCCTCCAGTAAGCGAACCAGGGGTTCGATCTCGGGTTGGAAGCGGACGATCTTGGGATCGACCTGCGCATCTTCGGCCGATACGACCGGCAAGCCGCGCAAAAACGTCAGGTCAGCCAGCGCGGCTAAGGCCCCGGTGGTGCCCTGCAGAAAGCGTCGACGCGAGGATCCGCCAAACATGGTCGCCTCCGTGTGCTAAGGACGTGGGCGGGCGAGGACCGACTTCGTTATCGCGCGCGGGGCGGCCTTTCGCAAGCTTGCCCAGGGAAATCATGCGGCGATTCGCCCGTCCGCGAGCCGTGCTACGGCACTTACCGAACTATAATTCTACGGACACTGCCATCGGCCCAATGGGGTTAGAGGCGCTAAAGAGAATCGCTC
It encodes:
- a CDS encoding alpha/beta hydrolase family protein, which translates into the protein MRRSLFRALALCVTLCAAAATAAEPLPVQTIEHDAPSVGRKMKFNLVLPAGYDSSQDRYPVLYLLHGLTSNYTLWAAMNVPQFAANYKLIVVMPDVGNSWYVNWAESDASQKNNWEDYIIKDLIGYIDGHYRTIASRAGRAINGLSMGGYGAMTLGLRHPDMFCTIGSHSGALAFAERSAENVAKGEQPEFLRREWSKELNPKIKIDGFSTPAERTPKGKIFSNTEQCDAHDPFKLVLKVDRAELPFIYVDCGTDDGLITSNQRFCELLMKNNIPFTYGQSKGGHVPPYWAREVGQSMAVQHLIIQRALAAAAKAEKAAGNAGGN